In Halococcus hamelinensis 100A6, a single genomic region encodes these proteins:
- the thiE gene encoding thiamine phosphate synthase yields MNISGTYLVTQASRSRDRSTERVVAAAIEGGVTTVQLREKHMTARERYSIGKDLREQTRAAGVTFIVNDRADLAAAVDADGVHLGDDDLPIAAAREVLGPHGYVGRSVSTVAAAADAERAGADYLGVGAVFATASKDVPAAEAEIGLETLADIADAVDIPIVGIGGVTPENAEDVIAAGADGVAVISAITAAEDPVAATRRLTTCVEEAAR; encoded by the coding sequence ATGAATATCTCTGGCACGTATCTCGTGACCCAGGCGAGCCGCTCGCGTGACCGGTCGACGGAGCGGGTCGTGGCGGCCGCCATCGAAGGCGGGGTGACGACGGTCCAACTGCGCGAAAAGCACATGACCGCTCGCGAGCGCTACTCGATCGGGAAGGACCTCCGCGAACAGACGCGGGCCGCCGGTGTCACCTTCATCGTGAACGACCGAGCCGACCTCGCGGCCGCCGTCGACGCCGATGGGGTTCATCTGGGTGACGACGACCTGCCCATCGCCGCCGCCCGCGAGGTGCTCGGTCCCCACGGATACGTCGGTCGCTCCGTCTCCACGGTCGCGGCTGCAGCGGACGCCGAGCGCGCTGGTGCGGACTATCTGGGTGTCGGTGCGGTCTTCGCTACCGCTTCGAAGGACGTTCCGGCTGCGGAAGCCGAGATCGGACTCGAAACCCTCGCCGACATCGCCGACGCTGTCGACATTCCGATCGTCGGGATCGGAGGCGTGACGCCCGAGAACGCGGAGGACGTCATCGCTGCCGGCGCGGACGGCGTTGCCGTCATCTCCGCCATTACCGCTGCCGAAGACCCCGTGGCCGCGACGCGACGACTCACGACGTGCGTCGAGGAGGCCGCTCGATGA
- a CDS encoding DoxX family protein — MATQSGRGWTSESVGLAFSRLALGIIFVVSGVGKVFATGPKALGIEGFAGTLAQIGIPFPTLAAWGVGLLELIGGILLLVGLLTRTVAALLAVDMAVATALVHLPNGFVVSDGGYEYTLVLTLSALGLALSGPGVVSLKRALGRTGS, encoded by the coding sequence ATGGCAACGCAAAGCGGACGAGGGTGGACCAGCGAATCGGTAGGGCTGGCGTTCAGCCGCCTCGCGCTGGGGATCATCTTCGTCGTGTCCGGCGTCGGCAAGGTGTTCGCCACCGGGCCGAAAGCGTTGGGTATCGAAGGATTTGCCGGCACGCTCGCCCAGATCGGAATCCCGTTCCCTACTCTGGCCGCGTGGGGTGTTGGCCTGCTCGAACTGATCGGGGGGATACTTCTCCTGGTCGGCTTGCTCACGCGCACCGTCGCGGCCCTCCTTGCCGTCGATATGGCCGTGGCGACGGCGCTGGTCCACCTCCCCAACGGCTTCGTGGTGTCGGACGGCGGGTACGAGTATACGCTGGTCCTCACGCTCAGTGCGCTCGGTCTCGCGCTCAGCGGCCCCGGTGTGGTGTCGCTCAAACGAGCACTCGGACGGACGGGTTCGTGA